One part of the Chitinophagales bacterium genome encodes these proteins:
- a CDS encoding KTSC domain-containing protein: MDGNYGFFILQTDKDDFLYSSMPYSVWTEFKNAESFGKYYNENIKYHYIFQLTK, from the coding sequence TTGGATGGAAACTACGGCTTTTTTATTTTACAAACAGACAAGGACGATTTTCTCTATTCAAGTATGCCTTATAGTGTTTGGACAGAATTTAAAAATGCAGAATCCTTCGGAAAATATTACAATGAAAACATTAAGTATCACTATATCTTTCAATTAACCAAATAA